TGAAGGTGGTCGAGAAGTCGGGCGTGGTGTTCGCGGTCACGCACAACTACACCGGCTACCCGCTCGTGCGCCAGGCGCGCGAGATGGTCCTCAACGGCGACCTCGGCGAGATCAACGCGGTCCGCTCCAACTACATCCAAGGCTGGCTCCGCACGCGACTCGAATCGAGCGACCAGAAGCAGGCCAAGTGGCGCACCGACCCGAAGCAAAGCGGCATCGCCGGGTGCTTCGGCGACATCGGCACGCACGCCTACAACCTGGGCCGCTTCGTCACCGGGCTGCTTCCGAAAGAAATCTCGTGCAGCTTGAAGGTCTTCGAGGAAGGCCGAGCGCTCGACGATTACGGCGTGGCGCTGGTGCGGTTCGAGAACGGCGCGCTCGCGACCGTGACCGCGTCGCAGATCTCGCACGGGCGCGAGAACGACCTGTTCATCGAAGTGGACGGCACGAAGGGCGCGATCGAGTGGCACCAGGAGGAGCCGAACAAGCTCATCGTGCGGAAGAACGGCGAGCCGCACAAGCTCTACACGCGCAACGGTGGGCCGTACCTGGGTGCCGCGCACGGGGCCAGCGTCCGGCTGCCGAGCGGCCACCCGGAAGCGTTCTTCGAGGCGTTTGCCAACGTTTATAACACCGCCTACGACGCGATGGTGAAGCGCGCCAACGGCGAGAAGTTCGAGACCACAAACACGGTCTACCCGAACATTTACGACGGCGTCGAGGGTATGCTGTTCATCACGAAGTGCGTCGAGAGCAGCAAGGCGAACGGTGGGTGGATTCCGTTCCGCCACCCCAAGAGCCGCAAATAAGCCGTTTTGTGAGCGAGGAGCCGCGACATGCAGCGCCGGTACGTTGTCGTGATTGTCGCGCTCCTCATTGTCGCGGGCGCCGGTGGCCTGTTGGTCACCGGCGTTTGCCGCGTGCGCGAATTGGCCGCACGAATGAACTGCATGAGTCACCTCAAGCAGTGGGCGTTCGCCCTCCACAACTCTGCTGACACATTTCCAGTTGAGCGGAACGAGAAACAGGTCAGCGCGTTTTTGTCCGGAACCATTCCCAACGCCGACCTGCCTCCCGAACAGCGACTGAGTTGGCTCGTATCGGCTCTGCCGTACATGGAACAGAGTCACGTCTTCCTGCAAATCGACTCGACACGCGGAGCGGGCGACCCGCGCAACCAGCGCCCCATTGAGAACCGCTTTGAGCACCTCATTTGCCCGTCTTCAGGAGAGTACGACCGCAGTTCACGCACGTGGAAGTCGGCAGGGCCGCTCACGCACTACGTAGGCGTAGCGGGCGTCGGCGCGGACGCTGCGGCATTGCCTCTTGGTCATCCCAAGGCGGGTGTGTTCGGCTACGATCGCCGCACCGCAATACCAAACGACATTCCCGATGGCACGTCCAACACCCTGTTGCTCATCGAGACCTCCCAGAATCCCGGGCACTGGGCTTTTGGCGGTCCTGCAACTGTCCGCGGGCTCGTGCCGGAATCTGCGCCTTACCTCGGGGACGATCGGCCGTTCGGGGGTTGGCACGGCAACCATACGGTGTGGTCCAGTAAGAAATCGCATTACTGTATCGTTGCACTGGCGGACGGGGCAGTGCACTCGCTCACCAACGCGACCGCACCCGAGATACTGGAAGCACTCGCCACGGTCGCGGGCAAAGAATCGCTCCCGGCAAATTGGTAATCATTTCTCAGATGTGAACCGCGGCCCCGCGCCTCTTTATCTGCGGTTATGGCAATCGCGGGGTCTCTAATGTCGCAAAAAACGCTCCTTCACACGCTTTCTACCACTCTCGGGTTGACCGATACCGCCCCGGACGCGGAACTGCTCCAGCGTTTCGCGGAGGTCGGCGACCAGACGGCCTTTGAGCTGGTCGTTCGTCGGCACGCCGAGTTGGTGTGGGGCGTGTGCCGGGCCGTGCTGCCCGGTGACACGCACACCGCGGAAGATGCGTTCCAGGCGACGTTCCTCGTTCTCGCCCGGAAAGCCGCATCGATCCGCGACGGTTCGGCCGCCGGATGGCTGTTCCGCGTCGCCCGGAACGCGGCCGTTCGCGCCCGCACACGGACAGCCCGGCGCACGGGTGAAATACTCCCGGACGCGCTTGCGTGTACGGGGGCGCCTGTTGAGGAAGAAGTGGGGCGGCAGGAGGTCGCGCCGGTCGTCGCGGAAGAAGTGAACCGGCTCGGATCGGCGCTTCGTGAACCGGTCGTGCTGTGCTTCTTCGAGGGGCACACGCACGCGGAGGCCGCAAATCGACTCGGGTGGCCGATCGGCACGGTCGCGAGCCGGCTCGCTCGCGCGAAGGATGTGCTCCGCGACCGGCTCACGCGCCGCGGAGTCGCGCTTCCCGCCGCGGGATTGGCCGCGGTCTTCGCTTCCACCTCGGCGCCGGCCGTCCCGCTCGTTCGGTCTGCACTCGCGATTGCCACCGGCCCGGTGAATCACGTTTCACCGACCGTTCTTTCCCTCACACACGGAGTGCTTTCCGCCATGCGATTCACAAAGCTCAAAACTATCGCCGCCCTCGTTACGGTCGCCATCGGACTAACGACCGCGCTCGCGGCGGTCCCTCGGCACTCGGGTGAACCAGCCGCCGATGCGTCCCCGCGCTCGACCTCGCGCCCGGCGCCAGTCCCGAAAGCACCGCCGAACGCGAAGGAACTGGAGGCCAAAGACCTCAAGGCACTCGAAGGTCAATGGCGGGCTGTGAAATTGAACACGGAGAAGGAACTCACAGAAACTGAGTTGGCCTCAGCACGATTCATCTTTGTCGGAAGCGACCTCACGGTTCGCTCGACGAACGAAAACGAACACTTCAAGGTGGCACTGGTGCCGACCGAGTCCCCGCGCGGCATCGATTTGACGCTCAAGAACGACGAACGCAGCGCCGGTAAGGTCATACACGGCATCTACGAACTAAAAGGCGACGCCCTCACGATCTGTATTCGCCACTTCGCGAGCGAGGATCAAACCCGGCCGACTGAATTTAAGCCGGAACAAGGCTCGCTACTTTTCGTGCTCGAACGGGTCAAGGACGAGAAGGAAGAACTGAAAGCGCTCGCCGGCGAGTGGAAGGGTGTGAGCATCAACTCTTCGGGGAAGGAACTGCCAAAAGCCGAAGCCGAGGGCGGAAAGTGGACCATCAAGGGAGCGGAAATCACAGTTACCTCTGAGGGTGACCCGGAGGGGAAGATGACAATCAAGCTCGACCCCCACGCGACCCCGCCAACAATCGACCTCACGGTTACCGTGGGCGTGGGCGATGAGAAAGGGAACGTGCTCAAAGGCATCTATTTCCGACAGGGCGACAAGCTCACGATCTGCTTCACCGACCTGAAGAAGAAGGACTCCGTTCGCCCGACCGAACTGAAACCGGGCGCCGGAGTAGCGCTCGTCGTCTTCGAGCGTGCTCCCAAGAAATGAGCCACACGCAATAGTGGTGGCTCACCTCGTAGCGATTACACTAGTGCGGCGACAACGTCGTAAACCGCCGCGCCCCACGGAATTAGCAGCACCACGCACGTGACCGCGACCCACCTCCCGTGTCGGGACTCGAAGTTGTTACATAGCGGGTAGAACACGGCACGGGTGCTGAGTGGGAACGTCGCGGTCACTGATCCGAGAACCGCCCACCACAGGGCAAACGCGCCGAACCCGACGAACAACGCGGCCACGAGTGGCGCCCAACGCGGATTGGCGGGAATCGTCGCGAGCAGTTTCCGGTCCTCTTCCACTTGCGACGCAACTCGGTCCTTCCATTCTTGACGCACCTGGGCGTCCCGCATCTCGCGTGCGCTGCGCGGAACCGGGTCCGGCCGGTCGAAGTTCTCGATGCGATGGGCACTTGCGGCGATCTCGCGCCCCGTAATCCCGCCCACGACAACGGGCCACACAACAAGCGCGATCAGGAGCACGAGGTTCACGATCACCACCGGCGGGTAGAGCAACCACTTCCGCCCAGCGCCCAACGTGATGCCTTTCTCTGCGGCAACCGCCAGACCCGCGCGGGCCAGGATGTAACTCACCACGAGCGCGATCGGGAACACGATCATCGTGAGGGCGCCGAGTGCGAACACCCCGAACGCCAAGTATGCCAGGCGCCAGTCTTCTGGGCCGTTCCAAAGGGTGAACCGGACCCGTTTTGCGCGCGCCAGCGTTCCGGCCCGGGCCGCGAGCAGGCGCTCGCGGAACAGGTGCCGGGCGCGGTGCAGCAGCGTCGGGTCGTTCGTCGTGCCCCACTGCGACGGCGGGCCGAGCTTCGTGAGCACCGCGTCCAGCGCCGCGAGCGGGACCGGGCGCGGGGCCGCGTGCAGCTCGTTCTCGACGTGCTCGCGGATGTCCGCCTCGATCTCGCCCGGGTTCACGTCCCCCGTGCCGGCCAGTGCCGCGCGCACTTGACTCAAATAGCTGTCGAACCGGGCCGCGGCTTCCGGTGACAGGTCCAGATCAGCGGGTGTGAACGTCATGAAAGTGACTCCGCGACAGTAACTGCCTCGATGCCGTCTCGAACTTCTGCCCACGCGGTCAGCATTTGCCCCAGAAGGTGCTGACCGCGGTCCGTGAGTTGGTAATACTTTCGCGCCGGTCCCTCGGGCGACTCGGCCAGCGTCGTCTCCACGAGCCCCTCCTTCTTGAACCGGCTCAGGATCGGGTAGATGGTGCCTTCGCCCATCACCAGCCCGTCGATCGCCGAGAGCCGTTTCACGATGTCGTAGCCGTACATTCGCCGGTCTTTGCCCTTCAGGGAGGCCAGAACGCACAGTTCCAGCAGCCCCTTCCGCATCTGCGTGGTCCAGTTCGCAAGGAATTCAGCACTCATGTATGGCACTACACTGTCATGCAAGGTAGCTGTCAATGGACACTTCGCCGCGTGCGGGAGATTATTTTGGGAAATAATCGCGGCGCGGGAAATTTTGGCAGAAATCAAAGAACCACGGGGCGGAGGCCCTGTGGCCCTATTGAGCCAAAAAAAGTGGACATAAAACCAGTAAATAATTTACTTTTGTACACTATATCGGGTATAATCTGTGAGAGGTGTGGAAAGTCTACGTGCAGGACACTGTGTACCCGAGCGGGTCAAATGCTAACATGCTGGCAAAAAGTGAAAATCTGCAACAGAATTTCAGCATTCAACTTGCGTCGAATCAATAACGCCGAGCGAGGTCGGAAATGTTAGCAAATGTTAGCCCCGAAACGGTCTGACGAGCCGCGACCGCGAGGGAGCGGAGATGGAGGCTGCCCGTGTGTTGGGTGCAAGCACCAAAAATCGTGAGCGCCTCCGCTCCCTTGCGGTCGCGGCTCGTCCCGAATGATTGGCTGATTGCGTGAGTTGAGGTGTTCGCGACTTGGGTGTCAGCACCCCTGCGGCCGATTACGTGCTCGCAGGGGTGTAAGTGGGATGCGTTACTTCTTCTTCGGGTCCGGCTTCTTCGGATCTGGCTTCTTCGGTTCCTCTTTTTTCGGCTCTTCCTTCCGCCAGTTGAGGATCGCGATTTGGGGCGAGTCCAGTTTCAGGTTCACCGGGATAACGATTTCGTTCGTCTCGGGGAACTTCTTGATGTCTTCCTTCTTGATTCCGTCGAGGAACTCTTCGGGACCGGCGAGTTCGTCGTAGCCCACGATGCCGTAGTGCATCGGGAGCGTGTACAGGCGCGGCTTGAGTTGCTTCATCACGTTCTGCGCTTGTTCGCCGTTGATCGTGTAGATGCCGCCCACGGGTACCATCAGCACGTCGACCTTACCGATCGCTTTCACCTGTTCGGGCGAGAGTTCGTGTCCCAAGTCCCCGAGGTGGCAGATCACGAGCCCGTTCATCTCGATGACCCAGATGCTGTTCTTGCCGCGCTGCATCCCGTTCATGGTGTCGTGGTAGGTCGCGACGGTGCGCACGCGGATGCTCCCGCGCTTCTCGTCGATCGTCTTCCACTCCTGCTTGCCCGGCTTCGGCTCGACTACCCCGCGGAGGATGTCCCCCTCCTTGAACTGGTCCTCTTTCTTCTCCTTTTCAACCATGTCGATGAGCGCGTGGTCGTCGTGCGAGTGGCTGATGAGGATGAACTCGGCGGTGGTCGACTGGCGCCCGAACGCCGGGATCGCGTGCGGGTCGATCGCGATCTTCCGCCCCTCGGCCGATTCGATCTGGAAGAACGACTGCCCGAACCACCGGATCTTGATCGCCTGCTCTTTCTCTTGCCCCATAGCGACCGGAGCGGGCACTACGACGAGCGAGGAGAACAAGAGGGCGAAACAACCGATCGCGACGAACAGCCGGCTCATGTGCGTCTCCGCGTTTTAGGGTTCTCAGTGGACGACCCGCGCTCGGAATTCCTAACCCTTGCTCATCTTAATTCATCGGGCCTATCGACCCAACCACCACTTCATCAGGTGCCAGCCCGGATCGAAGCTCAGACCGGTTTGCGCCGCCGTTGGCTCGTCGTACCGATCCGCGGCGTTCGGAGTGATGCCGGTCCCGCACGCGGCGAACGCGACCGCGCCGTGCGCGTGTGCCCGAGTCGCGAGCGTGGTGCGGTGGTCCGGTTCCACCAGAATGCGGTACTCGCCGTATTGCGGGAGGGCGTCGAGCAGCGGGCCGACGATGTGTTCGTCGATGCGCTCCAGCGCCTTCACCTTCTCACCGGCCTTACCCTCGTGCGAGGCTTCGTCCGGTGCCTCGACATGAACGCACACGAGATCGAACGCGCCGAGCGCCTCGATCGCGTACTTGCCCTTGTTCGCGTAGTTCGTGTCGAGGTACCCAGTCGCGCCGGGCACGTCGATGCGGTGCCAGCCGACGAGCACCCCGACCCCGCGGACAAGGTCCACCGCGGAGATGATCGCCCCGCGCCCGCCGTACAGTTGTGCGAACGGCTCCATGCGCGGCGCCTTGCCGTGGCCCCAGAGCCACACCTGCGTGGCCGGCTTCTTCCCCTCCGCGATGCGCTTCGCGTTCACCGGGTGCGCGGCCAGAATCGGCTTGCTCGCTTCCATGAGCGAGATGAGCATTTCGGCCCCCGGCCCTTGCGGGAGGTAGTCCGCGACCGGCTTATCGGGGATGTCGTGTGGGGCTTGCGCTTTCGTGCCGTTCAGCGGGGACGCATCCGAATTGGAGCGCCAAACAAGGATGTTGCGGTACTGCACGCCGGGGTGGAATTCGAGCGTTCCGCCGGCGATCTCCATTCCGCCGAGTTCGTGCTGGAGCGCCTTGATGAGCGGCGCGCCGTCCTCGCTCGAAATGTGACCCGCGGTGAAGTCCCGCATGTGGCCGTCGGGTACGTACACAAGGTTGCAGCGAATGGCCCAATCGTTGGGTCCGAGGTGGATGCCCATCGCGGCGGTTTCGAGCGGCGCGCGCCCGGTGTAGAACCGCAGCGGGTCGTAGCCGAACAGCGACAGCGTGGCCACGTCCGACGCGGGCGTGAGCGACGGCGGCACGTTGTTCGACAGCCCCACCACGCCGTTCTTGGCGACGCGGTCCATGTTCGGCAGCTTCGCCGCCTGGAGAGGAGTGAGGTTGCCGAGTTCCGCAACCGGTTCGTCCGCGCAGCCGTCGGGAATGACGATGACGTATTTCATGCTGGTGATTGTACCCGAATGAAGAGGCGCGTCGAGCGGCCAGAATCACGGCCGAACGAGCAGATCGGGCGCGTACATTTGTCCGCCGATGGCGACACTCAAACCGACCGCCGCCACAACGATCGCGGCCACCCACGCCACCGGACCGGTCGTGCGCCGCAACCCGGAGCCGATTCCCAAACCGTTCCGCGCGATGCCGAAAGCAACCCACACGATCACCCCGCCGATCGCGACGCAGAACGCACGCGCGGCGAGCCGGCCGTTCGCGCGGTACTCCTCCGCCTTGCGCGCCAGTTCTTCTTCCCGGCGCTCCTCGGCGTCCTGCGCTGTACCAGCCGAAACGGGGCTGCCACTCGCCAGACAAAGCACAACGGCGCACGCGAATACCAAGCACACGCGCAAACGGGCAGTGGGACTCATTCGCACCTCCGGAGTACCCGCATTTTACGATCTACCTCGCGCGTCGGTGCGCACGGCCCTTGCTCGTCGGGTCACTCCGGGCGCGTCAACGCACCGGAAATTGCCCGCGTTTTCTCCACATCCCCTACGCAGTCCGACCCGACTCGAAATCGCGCGAACGCACAACATTTCCCGCTGATACATTCGACACGGCCGCCACCCCACGTTAAGGTGGCGCTGTCGGATTTCCTCAAGTCGGCAGCACGCCGCGAAATTTCGCTCACGGAATCACCAAACGATCCTTTGAAATCCGACCGGTGAGCGTTATCCTCAGCAGATAACCCGCCAATCGGCACTCGCGGCGGGAACCTCTCCCAGCCCCTCACTGTGCGCCACACCTTAACTACGGTGTCGGCACGCCCGCGCCGGCGCACCCGGCGCCCTTTCCTATCACCCTTTTCTGGGGGACGAGTGATGGCCGTTATGGAACGCGGTGAACTGCAAGTCGTTGTCCCGGTCGGGTTCCTGTTGGCGGAACCACAGGAAGTGACCGTTTCGGTGGATCGCCCCGGCACGGAATCGCTCTCGGTGCGCCTGCGCCTGATCCCGGCGCGCGCCCGCGCGGAGATCGTCGGAATTGCGGCACTCGCGGACATTCCGGAACCGGTATCGGTCACGGCCCCCACACCGCGCTCGATCCCCTGGCCGACCCGCGCGCGAGTCGACGAACTCGAGTCCGATTTCCCCGAGCCGGAGTACGGCGGCGGCGATTGAAACGCGATTCCAGGCGAACGGACAAAAGGTTGGGAGCTGGCGAACGGCCGGTGTGAACCGGCCGGTAGTAACGAGCAGAGTTCCAACCACCAACCGGCTCACACCGGCCGTTCGCTCAGGGCCACTACAATGCCATCCATCATTCGTCGTCCGCTTTCAATTCCAGACTCCGCCAGAGATACCACGACGCGACGCTGCGGTACGGTTCCCACGGCTTCGCGAGCTTGGTCATCTTTGCCGCGTCGGGCAACTTGCGGAGGTTGAACTGGTTCTTCACCGCCACCTTGATTCCGTAGTCGCCGACCGCCAGTACGTCCGGGCGCCCCAAGCCGAAGAGCAAGTACATGTCGACGGTCCACGGACCGACGCCCTTGATAACCGTCAGTTGTTCGCGAATGTCGTTGTCGTCGAGGTCGGGGATGCTCGGCAGCAGCTCGGGGTTGGCTTTCACGTGATCGATGACCGCGCGCATGGTCCGCTGCTTCGGCCCGGAGATGCCGCATTCCTTGTATTTCGCCTCGGTGAACTTCGCCAGCTTTGCCAGCGGGATCGTCAGTGCCGCGCGCTTCTCCTGGTCAGCACCGTTAGTAGGAGGACCGTTGAGCGTGGCGGCGAGTCGTTCGTAGATCGACCGGGCGGCTTTGGTCGAGATTTGTTGCGAGATGATGCACCGCACGAGCAGCGTGAACGGATCGTCCCCGTTGGGGGTGAGTGTACACGGCCCAACACGGTCAATGATTTGCTTCATGACCGGGCAATTGCCCGAGAGGTGCTTCCGCAC
This region of Gemmata massiliana genomic DNA includes:
- a CDS encoding PadR family transcriptional regulator, coding for MSAEFLANWTTQMRKGLLELCVLASLKGKDRRMYGYDIVKRLSAIDGLVMGEGTIYPILSRFKKEGLVETTLAESPEGPARKYYQLTDRGQHLLGQMLTAWAEVRDGIEAVTVAESLS
- a CDS encoding cofactor-independent phosphoglycerate mutase, which encodes MKYVIVIPDGCADEPVAELGNLTPLQAAKLPNMDRVAKNGVVGLSNNVPPSLTPASDVATLSLFGYDPLRFYTGRAPLETAAMGIHLGPNDWAIRCNLVYVPDGHMRDFTAGHISSEDGAPLIKALQHELGGMEIAGGTLEFHPGVQYRNILVWRSNSDASPLNGTKAQAPHDIPDKPVADYLPQGPGAEMLISLMEASKPILAAHPVNAKRIAEGKKPATQVWLWGHGKAPRMEPFAQLYGGRGAIISAVDLVRGVGVLVGWHRIDVPGATGYLDTNYANKGKYAIEALGAFDLVCVHVEAPDEASHEGKAGEKVKALERIDEHIVGPLLDALPQYGEYRILVEPDHRTTLATRAHAHGAVAFAACGTGITPNAADRYDEPTAAQTGLSFDPGWHLMKWWLGR
- a CDS encoding Gfo/Idh/MocA family protein translates to MPTNAPLNRKLRMGLIGGGQGAFIGRVHATAAVLDNRAALVAGALSSDPARSKASAADYDIPTERAYGSYKEMAEVEAKRADKVDFVSVATPNHTHYEIAKTFVEAGYNVICDKPLTFDLEQAEELLKVVEKSGVVFAVTHNYTGYPLVRQAREMVLNGDLGEINAVRSNYIQGWLRTRLESSDQKQAKWRTDPKQSGIAGCFGDIGTHAYNLGRFVTGLLPKEISCSLKVFEEGRALDDYGVALVRFENGALATVTASQISHGRENDLFIEVDGTKGAIEWHQEEPNKLIVRKNGEPHKLYTRNGGPYLGAAHGASVRLPSGHPEAFFEAFANVYNTAYDAMVKRANGEKFETTNTVYPNIYDGVEGMLFITKCVESSKANGGWIPFRHPKSRK
- a CDS encoding MBL fold metallo-hydrolase: MSRLFVAIGCFALLFSSLVVVPAPVAMGQEKEQAIKIRWFGQSFFQIESAEGRKIAIDPHAIPAFGRQSTTAEFILISHSHDDHALIDMVEKEKKEDQFKEGDILRGVVEPKPGKQEWKTIDEKRGSIRVRTVATYHDTMNGMQRGKNSIWVIEMNGLVICHLGDLGHELSPEQVKAIGKVDVLMVPVGGIYTINGEQAQNVMKQLKPRLYTLPMHYGIVGYDELAGPEEFLDGIKKEDIKKFPETNEIVIPVNLKLDSPQIAILNWRKEEPKKEEPKKPDPKKPDPKKK
- a CDS encoding DUF1559 family PulG-like putative transporter; the protein is MQRRYVVVIVALLIVAGAGGLLVTGVCRVRELAARMNCMSHLKQWAFALHNSADTFPVERNEKQVSAFLSGTIPNADLPPEQRLSWLVSALPYMEQSHVFLQIDSTRGAGDPRNQRPIENRFEHLICPSSGEYDRSSRTWKSAGPLTHYVGVAGVGADAAALPLGHPKAGVFGYDRRTAIPNDIPDGTSNTLLLIETSQNPGHWAFGGPATVRGLVPESAPYLGDDRPFGGWHGNHTVWSSKKSHYCIVALADGAVHSLTNATAPEILEALATVAGKESLPANW
- a CDS encoding DNA-3-methyladenine glycosylase family protein is translated as MSTSFYKKVRKHLSGNCPVMKQIIDRVGPCTLTPNGDDPFTLLVRCIISQQISTKAARSIYERLAATLNGPPTNGADQEKRAALTIPLAKLAKFTEAKYKECGISGPKQRTMRAVIDHVKANPELLPSIPDLDDNDIREQLTVIKGVGPWTVDMYLLFGLGRPDVLAVGDYGIKVAVKNQFNLRKLPDAAKMTKLAKPWEPYRSVASWYLWRSLELKADDE
- a CDS encoding sigma-70 family RNA polymerase sigma factor, encoding MSQKTLLHTLSTTLGLTDTAPDAELLQRFAEVGDQTAFELVVRRHAELVWGVCRAVLPGDTHTAEDAFQATFLVLARKAASIRDGSAAGWLFRVARNAAVRARTRTARRTGEILPDALACTGAPVEEEVGRQEVAPVVAEEVNRLGSALREPVVLCFFEGHTHAEAANRLGWPIGTVASRLARAKDVLRDRLTRRGVALPAAGLAAVFASTSAPAVPLVRSALAIATGPVNHVSPTVLSLTHGVLSAMRFTKLKTIAALVTVAIGLTTALAAVPRHSGEPAADASPRSTSRPAPVPKAPPNAKELEAKDLKALEGQWRAVKLNTEKELTETELASARFIFVGSDLTVRSTNENEHFKVALVPTESPRGIDLTLKNDERSAGKVIHGIYELKGDALTICIRHFASEDQTRPTEFKPEQGSLLFVLERVKDEKEELKALAGEWKGVSINSSGKELPKAEAEGGKWTIKGAEITVTSEGDPEGKMTIKLDPHATPPTIDLTVTVGVGDEKGNVLKGIYFRQGDKLTICFTDLKKKDSVRPTELKPGAGVALVVFERAPKK